A window of Epinephelus lanceolatus isolate andai-2023 chromosome 3, ASM4190304v1, whole genome shotgun sequence genomic DNA:
aaacacacctcctggCTGTGtgagggctatttgaccaagaaggagagtgatggagtgctgcggcagatgacctggcctccacagtcaccggacctgaatccagtcgagatggtttggggtgagctggacctcagagtgaaggcaaaggggccaacaagtgctaaacacctctgggaactccttcaagactgttggaaaaccatttcaggtgactacctcttgaagctcatggagagaatgccaagagtgtgcaaagcagtaatcagagcaaagggtggctattttgaagaaactagaatataaaacatgttttcagttatttcacctttttttgttaagtacataactccacatgtgttcattcatagttttgatgccttcagtgagaatctacaatgtaaatagtcatgaaaataaagaaaacgcattgaatgagaaggtgtgtccaaacttttggcctgtactgtatattcagaattataataataattgtgtaCATAGTCAATTTTGTATTGAAATCATGCACAGTCTGGTATCTAAAATATGATACAAACATTTACAGGCTCTAAAAGTCACCTCTTCTTCTCCTACCACTACTGCTACTAATGAGTGAAAATGAAACAGCTCAGAATAATTGACAGTTAGAACATGGTTGGTAAATAAATGTTCAACATGGACACAGAATATAGTTTTTTATTTGAAGGACAATAATAGATTAAATACAAGTTATTACACCATGATAATTAACTTATTAAAGGTTTTAGAACTTGTTTTCTTACAGTcgactaaaacattttctacagCAACCAATTAAAACAAAAGTTGTTCATCTTGTTCTACTGACCAACATAAAGGAAGGCTATCAAAACTGACatcaacagaaaataataataataatagtcaaTACACAATAATTGACTGTTTAAGCACGGTCTTCCATTTCTTATCTTCTATACATAAATACAGCAATCGTGAGCCTCCAGTAATGCAAGCTCCCTAACATATAGAAGTCTCAGCCTAATGCCTGTGATGGGTTACATACATCCTAAAGGTTTTAAACTGTGAAGCTGCTCATACTGCTTGCTACAGAACTATTGATCACATATTATTGATTATGAAACTATTCCAAACAAGTAACCTAAATAAATTCTGATGCTTGTGTTGTTcaactgtgttttatttcatgaacTAGACTAGACTGCTGACACAGTTGCTCTCTGCACGTGATTCAGAGTGAAATgggtggaaaaaaatgttttgttagaCGAGTTGTCAGTGAACTTGGAAAAACTGCAGACACACCTACAGctcttaataaaatgtgttgAGAGATAAGCCCTTCACACCATGTTTGTTGATGATTGGGACGATGGCCTGATCCAACACGCAAATGGTTATCGAGCTGATCATATTTGGAAGAACTGTATTAACCTACTTAATGAGGTACACCTGGATAGTATTGGCAGGACAACCTTCTGCATCCACCACTGCCTGAACCGTCTGAGGTATGGATTTAAGGGACGTACCTAGAATATTTTCTGCTGCACATTTATGATATGAAAAGCTGTACGCAACTTTTGgcagcagagggcagcagaAAGAACTGTACATACAACACTGGCATATAGTATGATTTAGGATAGGGTGCTCTACACTTTTTATAAGTGTTGCTTGACAGAAATGAGGTATTTTCAACAGAATAAAGTGTCGCTGGACACTTTCCTTTCATGGCGTGCACCTGGACAATTTTGTTGAATCGCTGACATCATATTTTGTCGTGCAATGTGATTTCGTAGTCACGAATCTCCTTGTCCATGTCCTGCACTGATCACCTCCTTTTCTTGTGCTCCCGTTATCTGCTCAGTGGAAGGAAGTTTATAATCTCTTCCTCTTCACACTCACGGATTTCATCCAATCCCTCCATTATCAGAATGCAAAAGTAGGATACATATAATGATCGGGATGATCTAATGTAACTAAAGAAGTCAGCTGTAGGATAGCAACTGAACCCTTTCGCCAACGTTGTGCAGCTCTATAATTTCTGTCGAGTGACGCTTATCAAAAGTGTCAAGCACCCTttcataaatcaggcttaaagGACaggtgtgtaagatttagggggattttgtGGCATCTGGTGGTGATGTTTGCatactgcagccagctgaaacttctcccggttagaattcatTCGATGTTTgatgttcaggaagtttttaccgggagctgaattatctgcagagaatTCTtattctccaaaacaaacctaGTGATAAAAACttgtaaaaactctgaataaagcggtttcacattacaaatcagtgtttctcagatgCAGTTCGGCTATCTAAGACAGGCACCTGCTAATgcgtgctcacctttttctctgataacttaagatctagACATTCACGGAGGTTTTACCATGAGTCGAATTAcctacagaggtctcttcctcttcaaaacaactggtggtttaaaccagtaaaaactctgaataaagcagtttcacattttaaaaaatcagtgtaTTTCCGACGCTGCTCGTCactgaggggctgctaactacggtggctggTGCGAAAACtggaatggccctatctagagccagtgtttggtttgtccactctACTTTAGAAACatagcagtgcaacatggcagactccacgTAGAAAAGGACCTGCTCCCCGTGTAGATTtgaatggctcattctaagaaaacaaaaacacgatACATATctccaggtgattatacactaaagaaaacgtactatatttcatttctgccgatatatccccttaaatctgacacactggacctttaaagatgTCGATGTTGATGAGAGTCGTGAGACCAAACCGAAACAGTAGAGTTGTGGGCCAGAAAACTATGAGTTGAAATTTGCTGAAACATATAATATactcagagctgcagagttgaTCGATAATTCTCAGTGAGATCATCACTATGAGTGAGTAGTTTGATCCATtgctaatataaaaaaaatgattattGCAGCTTCAAATCTTTGGACTGCAGAGTCCACAGGAGTAAACTACCTCAGTAAGTTTCATCCAACACCAGCAGGCTGTAGTGTCGACAGGGTGGACCTGTTGGGTCGTGTTTATACCAGATATGATTGTTTGTCATCAGCATGTAGCATCAGACACTTTATTCATTTGTCCAGGCAGCATTTTCTCTCCATGTCCATCTTTGGTGATCATGAAGCTCAGCTTTACCTTCTTGTTCTCACCTCCCAGGACTGGAGGGCATCACTGTCCTCAGCGGCTCTGACTACTTTTCATTGTTCAGGTTCAGTTAGATGTGATCGTAACTTTTTCACACCATTGTCACACTTAATGTTTTTTTGCATCCAGTAGCCTGAACCACAGTTCACATTCTCCTACTGTATAATTATACGCATTAATAAGTGTTTTGCCATCAGTGGCAACAGCAACACACCATTTTTGGTGCCTTTGTAGTGCATGGTTTTCCCATTTCTtatattatactatactatataatATAACATCATTATCAACATCATAGCATGCTGCCACAGCacagtgttattgtgtgtcGTACTTTCATTTCTTTCTGTAACATTTTAATTACTTACATAccaactaaacacacacacccagtttGTGGCATGTACTGTCAACCATCCAAACTGCTACTGACcttttcaaaatgacaaaaggctGTTTTATATTCCAGTGTCTTATCACAACTTGCACAGTAGGCTACACACATATGGTGACAGtctgagacaaaaacaaaactgtctcCCTTTCTCTGTTCAAAAGCACGCTGCCTTTGAAACAGgtatattaaactgtgttaGAGACAAACGTTTCTCCAACTCCTGCAGTAACACATTTGATTCATTTTTCGTTGTAAACAAGTTAACAAACCACCTTCAGTTAATCTCGTCCCAGGCTCTTTGTCTACTGGTCGTAGTAGCTCTAGCAGCGATGGAAGTCCAGCAACAAGCTGTAGCTTTAGCTCGGTTGCCTCCTTAGCCACCTTTCACTTTAAGTAAACAGAGGAATGTTTTATCCACAGAATTAATAAaattcctgttttttttgtctgtgtgttataACATTTAGATTATCACTGAGTTATCCCAGTTGATAAATTCACAGGACCACGGACAAACACTTCCTGTTCCATCCAACTTTTATCCGTACATGTTTCTCCAAACCTTTTTTCTATTCTCTATTCTATCGTAAAACTATGACACCTCTATGACAGAGATATGTCAACCTTTAACTGCAGAAAATTCTTCTGAGAGTGATGAAATTAGCCAGACTGCCCTGTCACGCTGGAGACCGAGGGGTCTGTCTCACATTTCAGCTTCAGCGGGGGCTCTATGGTGTCAGAGGCAGACACATTGGAGGATGACTGAGGAGGTGTTGGTGTATCAAAGCCCTTATCCATCCTCCCGTCTCCATTCACCCTCTCCTCCCCATGTCCTGGTGGGGACTCATGTGTGCGCATGTGCTTGGCCAGGTGGTCATTGCGCATAAACACTCTAGGGCACAATGCGCAGCTAAACTTTTTAGCACCAGTGTGGGTCTGAAGGTGGCGCTGCAGTTCATCAGAGCGTGTGAACCTCTTGCCACAGAAAAGCCAGTTGCAGACAAACGGCCGGTCCCCGCTGTGCCATCGTAGGTGAGCCTTCAGGTGGGAGGTCTTGGCGTAGGCCTTACCGCAGCCAGGGATGTGGCAGTTGTGCATGTGCTTCCTCCTGCTGTCATCAGTGCTCTGGCCCAGCTGTTCAGCATGGACGCAGTTAGGGCAGCGACATGCAGTCTGACCAGCACCTCTGGAAGAGGATCGGCGCTGCGGCTTGGGCCGGGCTGAGACAGTGCTCTCCTGTGGTTCCTCTAAGGAGAACGGTTCTTGCTGTAGCATTTCAGGGCCCAGTGGCTCCATCTTGAAGCCATCCTGAGGGAAGAGGTGAGATGAGTGCGAGGCTGGAGCGAGTTGAGCTGGAGGCAGGGTGCACAGCTGCGGGTCAGATCCGTAGGGCCCTAAAGAGTGCTGCAACCCCATGGAGCTCCCTGGACTCACTGGAGGCAAGCCGACACCCTGCCCCGTCTGCAGGTCTATCCAGCTCCCCGGTTGGACGTCCCTGTGGAGGTCCCACCAGGAGGGGATGTTCATGTCTTCTGAGCTGCCACTTGGTGGTGCTGTCCGTAACCAAGGCTCGTAAGGGTGGGCCATTAGGGAAGCTGGTGTAGGTGCAAGACTGTTGATGAGGTCGGCAGCTCAAAGTGTTCACTATCTTTTGGGT
This region includes:
- the sp6 gene encoding transcription factor Sp6: MAHPYEPWLRTAPPSGSSEDMNIPSWWDLHRDVQPGSWIDLQTGQGVGLPPVSPGSSMGLQHSLGPYGSDPQLCTLPPAQLAPASHSSHLFPQDGFKMEPLGPEMLQQEPFSLEEPQESTVSARPKPQRRSSSRGAGQTACRCPNCVHAEQLGQSTDDSRRKHMHNCHIPGCGKAYAKTSHLKAHLRWHSGDRPFVCNWLFCGKRFTRSDELQRHLQTHTGAKKFSCALCPRVFMRNDHLAKHMRTHESPPGHGEERVNGDGRMDKGFDTPTPPQSSSNVSASDTIEPPLKLKCETDPSVSSVTGQSG